In a genomic window of Vanessa tameamea isolate UH-Manoa-2023 chromosome 31, ilVanTame1 primary haplotype, whole genome shotgun sequence:
- the LOC113404299 gene encoding ATP-dependent RNA helicase abstrakt, producing the protein MSEVPVKRYHREKSSESEEDVDNYEPYIPVKERKKQKLLKLGRLGQVAAEAAAETKSSSENDPDDEASQEEWGRRYNVSLLDQHSELKRIAEARALSAAERQAKEEEHILKSVAQNTALMGVAELAKGIQYSEPIKTSWRAPRCVLDLPESRHDLVRQDLRILVEGEDVPPPIKTFQHMKFPKGILRGLEAKGIKSPTPIQVQGIPAVLSGRDMIGIAFTGSGKTLVFTLPIIMFCVEQEVKMPFIRNEGPYGLIICPSRELAKQTHDIILHFVKHLKMTGSPEIRSCLAIGGVAVSECMEVVQRGVHIMVATPGRLMDMLDKKMVRLNVCRYLCMDEADRMIDMGFEEDVRTIFSYFAGQRQTLLFSATMPRKIQNFARSALVKPVTVNVGRAGAASLSVRQELEPVKAEARTVHLLHCLQKTPPPVLVFAERKQHVDAIHEYLLLKGVEAVAIHGGKDQEERSRAVEAFRKGEKDVLVATDVASKGLDFENIQHVINYDMPEDIENYVHRIGRTGRAGGGGVATTLLGRAADTSVLRDLAHLLTEAGQRVPAFLLDMIGEPDVPMADGQGCSYCGGLGHRITECPKLEAVQNKQASNIGRRDYLANTAADY; encoded by the exons atgtccgaAGTACCGGTTAAACGTTACCATCGCGAGAAATCCTCAGAATCTGAAGAAGATGTGGATAATTACGAACCTTATATACCTGTTAAGGAAAGAAAGAAACAGAAATTGTTAAAGTTAGGACGTCTCGGCCAAGTTGCCGCTGAGGCCGCTGCTGAAACTAAGAGTTCCAGCGAGAATGACCCAGACGATGaag CCTCCCAAGAAGAATGGGGACGACGGTACAATGTGTCTCTATTGGATCAGCACAGCGAGTTAAAAAGGATCGCAGAAGCGAGAGCCCTATCCGCTGCTGAGAGGCAGGCGAAGGAAGAGGAACACATATTGAAAAGCGTCGCTCAGAATACAGCGCTTATGGGGGTTGCGGAATTGGCGAAAG GTATCCAATACTCGGAACCGATAAAAACGTCCTGGCGCGCTCCGCGCTGTGTCCTCGATCTGCCGGAATCACGACACGATCTCGTTCGACAAGATCTACGTATCTTGGTCGAAGGCGAAGATGTTCCACCACCGATAAAGACGTTTCAGCATATGAAGTTTCCAAAAG GTATCCTCCGTGGTCTAGAAGCAAAAGGTATCAAGAGCCCAACCCCCATCCAAGTCCAGGGTATACCAGCTGTTCTCAGCGGTAGGGACATGATCGGCATAGCCTTCACCGGTTCCGGGAAGACGTTGGTCTTCACTCTGCCCATTATCATGTTCTGTGTCGAACAGGAGGTCAAAATGCCGTTTATACG AAACGAAGGTCCATATGGTCTGATAATCTGCCCATCAAGGGAACTCGCTAAACAGACTCACGATATAATACTGCACTTCGTGAAACACTTGAAGATGACCGGGAGCCCTGAAATAAGGAGCTGTTTGGCGATCGGAG GTGTAGCCGTGTCAGAATGCATGGAAGTGGTTCAAAGGGGGGTGCATATCATGGTAGCGACCCCCGGACGTCTAATGGACATGCTGGACAAGAAAATG GTGAGGCTGAATGTCTGTCGGTATCTTTGCATGGACGAAGCTGATAGGATGATCGACATGGGTTTCGAGGAAGACGTCCGGACGATATTCTCGTACTTCGCTGGTCAGCGGCAGACCCTGCTGTTCAGCGCGACCATGCCCAGGAAAATACAGAACTTCGCAAG gtCGGCGCTGGTGAAGCCGGTGACGGTGAACGTGGGCCGCGCGGGCGCGGCGTCGCTGAGCGTCCGGCAGGAGCTGGAGCCCGTGAAGGCGGAGGCGCGCACCGTGCACCTGCTGCACTGCCTGCAGAAGACTCCGCCCCCCGTGCTCGTGTTCGCCGAGCGCAAGCAGCACGTCGACGCCATCCACGAGTACCTGCTGCTCAAGG GTGTGGAGGCTGTGGCCATTCACGGTGGCAAGGATCAAGAAGAACGATCTCGTGCTGTAGAAGCCTTTAGAAAAGGAGAGAAGGACGTGCTCGTGGCTACGGACGTCGCTAGCAAAG GTCTGGACTTCGAGAACATCCAGCACGTGATCAACTACGACATGCCGGAGGACATCGAGAACTACGTGCATCGCATCGGTCGTACTGGACGAGCCGGTGGGGGGGGAGTCGCCACCACGCTCTTGGGCAGAGCCGCTGACACCAGTGTGCTGCGAGACCTCGCACACCTACTCACTGAGGCCGGCCAACGG GTACCGGCATTCCTACTAGACATGATCGGAGAACCAGATGTACCGATGGCAGACGGCCAAGGCTGTTCCTACTGCGGTGGTCTTGGACACAGGATTACTG aatGTCCGAAACTCGAAGCTGTCCAGAACAAACAGGCATCGAATATTGGAAGACGAGATTACTTGGCGAATACCGCGGCCGATTATTAG